The Gasterosteus aculeatus chromosome 17, fGasAcu3.hap1.1, whole genome shotgun sequence genome includes a window with the following:
- the ppp1r15b gene encoding uncharacterized protein ppp1r15b: MLRNFNGEGHLSGGHSSSFPAGRGLASPGLDTQESSWLGLLSRPVMAFLQRRLPGRPQTPVRAETGAGWLSGGLKNNLIDDERELLRQLDDMMPLTQHAAPHLTHLRHQHDRAAGRLEPWGGGTLTWFTADSLLEMGIQTSEEIDLNYGPQAHIGYFSSNAFLSHDLLSLVSSQETGPRGGKDWEPVGHLAKICRGKSRTWWGSFWEGEESFRKGLPSDVSRAGEVPITGCPCPQQPAVETKANETTGLFVQCGGRGWTPGENTGLTDVKEELSHNRGLPTVQNTERSATDRLPKIGNHLSSSGAAAACSEVALLTPDRDNGYSALEQELFLVGMKVQSEARSQQEVDSVKNGTAGETEMEVGTSEEGEEKSVEPIALTHPQCQNKAIAFIMGCPCSDDSSQSDGTSSDDDDYDDDAGFKSDGSSDQSDSTDDEEDDEEEDDEASDSDADTEAKRMWSSLCKSVDPYNPRNFTAQQHTVTSPPRPIPTPPSSALSTPGSSPEVTPLPLTSSSPPSGSDTWDDSTSASEVDEAESLRLFSSFGCSSDPYSPLNFQATFRSQGSVEEAGPRARPKKASQTPSCSFRPNPAAPPEYRKEEAEERLDSGFSELSSTQSCSTTKKVHFCDDVEEFFASCGEEGEVEDRRGPWEELARDRCRFLRRCQEVEQSIDYCLQPQHRTLVYHRLVTVLYTQDA, encoded by the exons ATGTTAAGAAATTTTAACGGTGAGGGACATTTGTCTGGCGGACACAGCTCGTCCTTCCCCGCCGGACGTGGACTCGCCTCTCCCGGGCTTGACACTCAGGAAAGCTCGTGGCTCGGCCTACTGTCAAGGCCAGTAATGGCATTTCTGCAACGACGTCTCCCGGGCCGACCGCAAACCCCCGTCAGGGCGGAAACGGGAGCCGGGTGGCTCAGTGGGGGTTTAAAGAACAACTTAATCGATGATGAACGCGAGTTGTTGAGACAGCTGGACGACATGATGCCGCTCACACAGCACGCCGCCCCTCACCTGACCCACCTGCGGCATCAGCACGACCGGGCCGCCGGCCGCCTGGAGCCTTGGGGCGGCGGCACTTTAACGTGGTTTACCGCTGATTCGCTGCTGGAAATGGGAATTCAAACCTCGGAGGAAATTGACTTAAATTACGGCCCGCAAGCCCACATTGGATATTTTTCTTCTAATGCTTTTCTCAGTCATGATCTGTTGAGCTTGGTGTCATCTCAGGAAACTGGTCCCCGAGGAGGGAAGGACTGGGAGCCGGTGGGTCATCTGGCAAAGATCTGCAGGGGTAAAAGCAGGACGTGGTGGGGCAGCTTCTGGGAAGGTGAGGAGAGCTTCCGTAAAGGGCTGCCGTCAGATGTCTCCAGGGCCGGGGAGGTCCCCATCACAGGCTGTCCTTGTCCACAACAACCAGCGGTGGAAACAAAAGCAAACGAAACAACAGGTCTGTTTGTCCAGTGCGGTGGCCGGGGATGGACGCCGGGAGAAAACACTGGACTGACTGACGTCAAAGAGGAGCTGTCACACAACAGAGGCCTTCCAACGGTCCAGAACACGGAGCGGTCCGCCACGGACCGCCTGCCCAAAATCGGTAACCACCTGAGCAGTTCAGGAGCTGCCGCCGCCTGCAGTGAGGTGGCACTTCTGACCCCTGATCGGGACAATGGTTACTCCGCTCTGGAGCAGGAGCTCTTCCTGGTGGGCATGAAAGTTCAGAGTGAAGCGCGGTCGCAGCAGGAGGTCGATTCAGTTAAAAATGGCACCGCCGGTGAGACAGAGATGGAGGTAGGGACctcggaggagggagaggaaaagtCCGTGGAGCCAATAGCGCTCACCCATCCGCAGTGCCAAAATAAAGCCATCGCCTTCATCATGGGATGCCCCTGCAGTGACGACAGTAGCCAATCAGACGGGACCTCCAGTGATGACGATGACTACGATGATGATGCTGGCTTTAAAAGCGACGGCTCGTCTGATCAGTCAGACTCAACGGACGAcgaagaagatgatgaagaagaggacgatGAAGCCTCAGACAGCGACGCCGACACTGAGGCGAAACGCATGTGGAGCTCCCTTTGCAAAAGTGTTGATCCCTACAACCCCCGAAACTTCACCGCCCAGCAGCACACCGTCACCTCCCCACCCAGGCCCATCCCCACGCCTCCGTCTTCCGCTCTGTCCACCCCGGGGTCCTCCCCCGAAGTCACCCCGCTGCCTCTCACCTCGTCCTCCCCTCCGTCCGGCAGCGACACCTGGGACGACTCCACCTCAGCCAGCGAAGTGGACGAAGCGGAAAGCCTCCGCCTGTTTAGCTCCTTCGGCTGCTCCTCGGACCCTTACAGCCCCTTAAACTTCCAGGCAACGTTCAGGAGCCAAGGGTCCGTAGAGGAGGCGGGGCCCCGGGCCAGGCCGAAGAAGGCCTCCCAGactccctcctgctccttccgCCCGAACCCGGCGGCTCCTCCTGAGtacaggaaggaggaggcggaggagaggctGGACAGTGGCTTCTCTGAGCTCTCCAGCACGCAGAGCTGCAGCACGACcaaaaag GTTCATTTCTGTGACGATGTGGAGGAGTTCTTTGCCAGCTGTGGGGAGGAGGGCGAGGTGGAGGACCGGCGGGGCCCCTGGGAGGAGCTGGCCCGGGACCGCTGCAGATTCCTGCGGCGCTGCCAGGAAGTGGAGCAGAGCATCGACTACTGCCTGCAGCCACAGCACCGCACCCTGGTGTACCACCGCCTAGTCACTGTGCTCTACACCCAGGACGCCTGA